The genomic DNA TTCGCCGGAGACGTCGTCGTGCAGAACAGCCGCGCCGACAGGGCAAACGTATTCACAGACGCCGCAGCCCTCACAGGCGTATTCATCGACGGTAAAATGCTGTCCGTCGGGGTGAATGGCGTCAAATCGGCAATGTTCTCGGCATAATCCGCAGCCGATGCATTTTTGAACGTCGATAACGGCTTTTTGGGAGCCCTGAAAGTCACTGCGTTCGGGCATGGCGTTCATCCGCGTGACGATGTGGAGATTGGGTGCGTCGACGTCACAGTCGGCAAAAGCGAGTGCGTTGGAAAAGGCAATGAAAGCCGCCGCCGTCGTGGTCTTTCCGGTGCCGCCTTTGCCGCTGAGAATCAGCAGTTTTTTCATATACGCACCTCCTGTACCTGTTTCAGAAGACGGGTAAACAGTTTATTCGTTTCAATATCTTGCAAAGAGGCAACTTGTGCCGCCGCACACAGAGCCGCCAGTTTTTCGCTGTATGGGATTCGGCAGAGAATCGGAATTTGATTCTGTGTGCAGAATAAATCGAGCGGCGCATAATCCCCGTCGGTTTTGTTGATGACGATTCCGAGCGGCTTTTGAAACAGGCGGACGAGTTCATATACCATTTCGAGGTTGTGCAGTCCAAAAGAAGTCGGTTCGGCGACCAGAATGCAAAAATCCGCATCCGCCACACTTTCCATTACCGCGCAGGAACTGCCGGGCGGGCAGTCAATGATCGTCAGCGCTTTCGGCTTTGCCATTTGCAGCGCCGCCTTGATAACGGGGATAGCGGAGGCCTCGCCGAGGTTGAGCACACCCGTGACGACTTGTGTGTTTTGATATTTGCCGGTTTCGATTATTCCCACCGAACGTTCGGTTTCGGCGACGGCGCGGCTCGGACACACTAAAGCACAGCCACCGCAGGCGTGGCAGACCTCCGGAAACACCATGGGTTTGTCTTTGATAAATACCAGTGCGTTGAATCTGCAAAAATCCACGCATTTTCGGCAGCCGATACATTTTGTTTCGTTAAAAGCGGGGAGCATGGTGTAAACTGGTTCCCGCTCCGGATTTTCGGGTTTGAGAAAAAGCCGGCCGTTCGGTTCTTCGACGTCGCAGTCAATGTAGGTCGCATGGCCGGCGGCGGAGGCAAGGTTGACGCTGACAAAAGTCTTTCCTGCGCCGCCTTTTCCGCTGAGTACCGCGATTTTCATTGTTTTCCATGAAAGCCGGGATGAAAATTGTTCAGA from Oscillospiraceae bacterium includes the following:
- a CDS encoding ATP-binding protein, with amino-acid sequence MKIAVLSGKGGAGKTFVSVNLASAAGHATYIDCDVEEPNGRLFLKPENPEREPVYTMLPAFNETKCIGCRKCVDFCRFNALVFIKDKPMVFPEVCHACGGCALVCPSRAVAETERSVGIIETGKYQNTQVVTGVLNLGEASAIPVIKAALQMAKPKALTIIDCPPGSSCAVMESVADADFCILVAEPTSFGLHNLEMVYELVRLFQKPLGIVINKTDGDYAPLDLFCTQNQIPILCRIPYSEKLAALCAAAQVASLQDIETNKLFTRLLKQVQEVRI